The following nucleotide sequence is from Drosophila takahashii strain IR98-3 E-12201 chromosome 3L, DtakHiC1v2, whole genome shotgun sequence.
ACATAACCGACCAGAAAGACGTGTTTAATAGTTCTGAGAAACCTATTACAGAAAATATCAACCAAATTCAAGAACCCAACATACaagatcaaattaatttacttaaattgACCAATGCAAAATATGTGACACTCATTGACGAGTTGGAACTAAAACTTAAGGAAAAGGAGGATATAGTAATACTCTTTGAATCAAAAGTAGCGGAATTGGAAAACCAATTCAAAAAAGATGAAGTTATTTTGAGAGCAGAAATTGCCAAACTAGAAGATAAAGCTAAAGATACATCTGCGGAGATCTTAGAAAAAGATGAGCAACTACGTAAATACACTTCAAATGCTAATAATGGTAGTGAGATACAACCTACTTTACTGCtaaattttaccaaaaataagaATATAAAACTGGTTGAAATGCAGGGGATTGATCCCTTTATGGCAGTTTTCGAAGATATTCAAACTGCTGGTTCAGATTGGATGGTCATTCAGCGGCGGATCGATGGTACTGTGAGTTTTTCTCACAACTCTGAATTACCATGTAGCGTTGGCTTCGGTAACATAAATAGTGAATACTGGATTGGTTTTGACTTGCTACATCAAATAACAAACACTCAAAAATATGAGCTGTATGTAGAACTTGTAGATTTCGATGATGTAACAGCTTATGCCAGATACGATAATTTTACTGTTGGAAGCAAAGATGAGAAGTATATGTTAAAGTCTCTTGGATCCTACTCGGGAAACGCTGGGGATGCTTTTCGCAGTCTTGAAAAACAAACAGTGGATAAATGGACCAAAACTGACAAATCAATATTCTTCTGGTGGTATACACCCAACATGCAATGGTAAGTGACCAGATAAGTAAAATTGTTCATTATATCgctaaatgtttttcttttaaacgtTCAGCAATTTAAATGGTCCCTACTACAATTCTAagctgaaattaaataacatttacGGCCTTTGGTGGGGAAGATGGAATATAGGAAAATCAATATATTCTCTGAAGTCCTGCAAAATGTTGATAAGGCGAAAGTTAcaatttaagtaaattttaatatactttaataaacatttttcatatttaacttTTGATACGTTCCATGACAAAGAAGTCCAGTAGATTCAcatgaaaaaattgtttttttattcagtttatttttttattttatgatgttaatttaacttttttgaatGTGTATCAGGATATATACGAATGAATGTATGCATGTATTCCAGATTTCGGTTTGGATCAGAACAATTGTCATTGCTTAATAAACATTATATCTTCCAATAACTGACTTTCAAAATTGTAACGGTTTCGATAGAAATGTTTATGTGATCAGTTTTATTTGGTGTGGAGCACTTGTCTTTAGTATATTTTTTGCGTACTTAAGTATGTCCAAATCCATAAAAATGGCTCTAGGCACTTTTAAACGAAGATTTTGCAACACTTTATTGTTCCCTCGTATTTTAGCATCATCT
It contains:
- the LOC138913182 gene encoding angiopoietin-related protein 7-like isoform X1, whose amino-acid sequence is MKTPNVNNLAEEPQVSGSSLESTTDNSFNSDSDAEVLCAATDQLKSVKKCKTNEKKKINDLEERLVFEKEKIRHYEALIRDKDDIIKSLKWIAESEDIIIKQMQSQINDLQNALDLKNPLNITDQKDVFNSSEKPITENINQIQEPNIQDQINLLKLTNAKYVTLIDELELKLKEKEDIVILFESKVAELENQFKKDEVILRAEIAKLEDKAKDTSAEILEKDEQLRKYTSNANNGSEIQPTLLLNFTKNKNIKLVEMQGIDPFMAVFEDIQTAGSDWMVIQRRIDGTVSFSHNSELPCSVGFGNINSEYWIGFDLLHQITNTQKYELYVELVDFDDVTAYARYDNFTVGSKDEKYMLKSLGSYSGNAGDAFRSLEKQTVDKWTKTDKSIFFWWYTPNMQCNLNGPYYNSKLKLNNIYGLWWGRWNIGKSIYSLKSCKMLIRRKLQFNSIATPKEKSYMVQDVINGI
- the LOC138913182 gene encoding angiopoietin-1-like isoform X3, producing MKTPNVNNLAEEPQVSGSSLESTTDNSFNSDSDAEVLCAATDQLKSVKKCKTNEKKKINDLEERLVFEKEKIRHYEALIRDKDDIIKSLKWIAESEDIIIKQMQSQINDLQNALDLKNPLNITDQKDVFNSSEKPITENINQIQEPNIQDQINLLKLTNAKYVTLIDELELKLKEKEDIVILFESKVAELENQFKKDEVILRAEIAKLEDKAKDTSAEILEKDEQLRKYTSNANNGSEIQPTLLLNFTKNKNIKLVEMQGIDPFMAVFEDIQTAGSDWMVIQRRIDGTVSFSHNSELPCSVGFGNINSEYWIGFDLLHQITNTQKYELYVELVDFDDVTAYARYDNFTVGSKDEKYMLKSLGSYSGNAGDAFRSLEKQTVDKWTKTDKSIFFWWYTPNMQC